The region taaaaaaatttccattATAGCGAAAGTTCTATTGAATAGTACtattctagaaattttaaaatgcctttgacgatttaaaaatcagaagggGCCTGTTTGACTAGCTTTGTATTCTAACTAAAATTTAACTTTGAGAGAGTCCATTAATCTGTATTCCCAAGTGTCTCTGGGCAAAACCTAGACATGGAAAAGGAGCTTCATTGTCCAGCAGATGAAACATTTAGTCAGACGTGCTCATGCACAGCCAGTGACCGGTGTGGAAAGAACCATTCCTCCAAAGGCTCCAGGCAGGCCTAGTGTTCCAGGGACGCTGCCAGCACCTCGCTGGATCGAGCCATTATGTCTAATGCCATTCAATACCATCCCTTTGCGTTTGATGTCTAAAACAGAAGACTGAAATTTGAAGAGAAGGAAGGACTTGGGATGCCAAATGCACCCCAGACTATAGCCTTATGCACAACCTTTAGAGAGAAATTTGTTAATGCTCCCTTCTTCAAAATATCATATACCTTCAGGTAATTTCTTCCTAACGTAACTAAGGCACAATGCTTTTGGCCAATACAGCTTAACTTTTTTTGAGATTCTGTTGCTGGACAATTTTCCTCTCTCATTGGAGAGGTAAAATTTTCCTGTCTTTGCCTTAGAAAATAAAACGGTTCATAGGcaagaataaaaatcatatcctccattttattttttgattaagtTCACTTATTTTGTGGGGGTAAGAATTTCTTTCGTTTGGATCTTCAGGGTATTGGCCCTGTGAATGTGTGCCCATTTCTCCACTATTTGCCAGTCCCACTGAGCCAATCTTCTACCAAGACTGAAAATATACCATAGTGCTCATTTCTAGAACAGATATCATCAGGAGAGCCGAGGGGCAGACCATTAGGCAGCCCCACATTTTCCAACTCAACAGGTGGAGGACATGGGATTTTTACGTTCTTTGGGGATTGAACCCCCACTCACCAGCATCTCCCTTAGCCTTTCAGGATAAGTATTTCCAATCCCTCAGAGATTTTCTTACGAGAGACCCCAAACGACAGTGGTGCTTCTGTGAAGGACTGAGGAAAGCTGGTGGAGGATGCAGGTAGGAGGGAAGTTAGGCTGGGAGGAGAGGTGCTGGGATGGGACTTTTGGTTTCCTGACAAATGACCGACTAGAGAGAGAAGGCGCGGAGTGGCAGCGGTAAGAACAACGTGGAAAGGACGGAAAACGCGAAGAGTGGCGCCCTGGCGGACCTGGGGCGGGGCAGAGTGGTAAGGGTCACGCCAGGACGTACCCGGCAGTGGGCCGGGGGAGGAGAGCCCGAAGGCACAGCGACGAACTTGCTGGGGGCTCCCGGACCCGAGCTCCGCCGATGAGGTCAGCGGAGCCTAGGCGCCGGGAGGAGGCCCATAGAGCCCCCAGACACGAGTGTCGGGAGGCCAGCGGAGGGGCGGGACAGGACGGGAAATGGGACGAAGAGCAAGAGctaggggaggagggaagagggggcgTCAGCGCTGCAAGCCGGAGGCGGCCCGACAGGGATCGTTTCCTTCCGGAGAGGAGGCCGGCTCTAGACTGAGGCGCGGACGGGGGGCGTCCAAGGGTGGGTGACGGGGAAATACCGCGGCCCGCGCTTCTCTCCGGCTGGCAGCGGTGCCGCCTGCGGCTCCTCCTCCGGGCCAGCTCGGAGCCCGGCGGCGGGGGGAGCGGGAGGCGGGAGCGAGGGCGGGGGCtcgggaaggagggaggagggagggcccAGGCGCGCCAGTGACAGGGTGGCAGCCTAGGAGCGGACGCGTTGCCGCCGccgctgctcctcctcctcctcctgcagctCCTCTCGCTGCCGCTGctgccgccaccgccgccgccgggAGAAGTTTCACTCCCGACCCTCGCTCGGAGCCCCAGCCCAGAGCTGAGGGGGAGCCCGGCAGGCAGCTGCAGCCCGCGGCAGTCGAGGCGTCGGCGGCGCTCCGACCTCCAGCCGGTGTCGGCGCCTAGGCTGCTGGCTGCGGCCGCGGCTAGGGGCGCAAAGGCGGAGGAGGGGCGGGTGTGAGCCGGCGGAACCGCGTGCCGCGCCGCGCCGCGACAGCCCAGCGAGCGTCCGCGCCCGGGACAGCCGCGATGGCTGTGCGCTCCCGCCGCCCGTGGATGAGCGTGGCATTAGGGCTGGTGCTGGGCTTCACCGCCGCGTCCTGGCTCATCGCCCCCAGGGTGGCGGAGCTGAGCGAGAGGAAGAGACGCGGCTCCAGCCTCTGCTCCTACTACGGTCGCTCTGCTGCTGGCCCCCGCGCCGGCGCTCAGCAGCCgctcccccagccccagtcccgACCACGGCAGGAGCAGTCGCCGCCCCCCGCGCGCCAGGATCTCCAGGGGCCACCGCTGCCCGAGGCAGCGCCCGGGATCACCAGTTTTCGAAGCAGCCCCTGGCAGCAGCCACCTCCGCTGCAGCAGCGGCGGCGAGGACGCGAGCCTGAGGGCGCGACGGGGCTTCCCGGTGCTCCAGCGGCTGAGGGGGAACCCGAAGAGGAGGACGGGGGCGCGGCTGGGCAGCGGAGAGACGGCCGGCCGGGGAGTAGCCACAACGGCAGCGGGGACGGGGGCGCTGCCGCCCCGAGCGCCCGACCCCGGGACTTCCTGTACGTGGGGGTGATGACCGCGCAGAAGTACCTGGGCAGCCGCGCGCTGGCCGCGCAGCGGACCTGGGCGCGTTTCATCCCCGGTCGCGTGGAGTTCTTTTCCAGCCAGCAGCCCCCCAACGCCGGCCAGCCCCCGCCACCCCTGCCTGTCATCGCGCTGCCGGGTGTGG is a window of Pongo pygmaeus isolate AG05252 chromosome 4, NHGRI_mPonPyg2-v2.0_pri, whole genome shotgun sequence DNA encoding:
- the CHSY3 gene encoding chondroitin sulfate synthase 3 isoform X6 translates to MAVRSRRPWMSVALGLVLGFTAASWLIAPRVAELSERKRRGSSLCSYYGRSAAGPRAGAQQPLPQPQSRPRQEQSPPPARQDLQGPPLPEAAPGITSFRSSPWQQPPPLQQRRRGREPEGATGLPGAPAAEGEPEEEDGGAAGQRRDGRPGSSHNGSGDGGAAAPSARPRDFLYVGVMTAQKYLGSRALAAQRTWARFIPGRVEFFSSQQPPNAGQPPPPLPVIALPGVDDSYPPQKKSFMMIKYMHDHYLDKYEWFMRADDDVYIKGDKLEEFLRSLNSSKPLYLGQTGLGNIEELGKLGLEPGENFCMGGPGMIFSREVLRRMVPHIGECLREMYTTHEDVEVGRCVRRFGGTQCVWSYEIAGTCHRKEQEVILNVLLLVAHHISSSSKLGTLTRVSGNTFKYLLFEAEAVNYSSKKMSFHELSVHTAIDGHSHSSCSAWCSPIDRDATTVP
- the CHSY3 gene encoding chondroitin sulfate synthase 3 isoform X7, with protein sequence MAVRSRRPWMSVALGLVLGFTAASWLIAPRVAELSERKRRGSSLCSYYGRSAAGPRAGAQQPLPQPQSRPRQEQSPPPARQDLQGPPLPEAAPGITSFRSSPWQQPPPLQQRRRGREPEGATGLPGAPAAEGEPEEEDGGAAGQRRDGRPGSSHNGSGDGGAAAPSARPRDFLYVGVMTAQKYLGSRALAAQRTWARFIPGRVEFFSSQQPPNAGQPPPPLPVIALPGVDDSYPPQKKSFMMIKYMHDHYLDKYEWFMRADDDVYIKGDKLEEFLRSLNSSKPLYLGQTGLGNIEELGKLGLEPGENFCMGGPGMIFSREVLRRMVPHIGECLREMYTTHEDVEVGRCVRRFGGTQCVWSYEMSFHELSVHTAIDGHSHSSCSAWCSPIDRDATTVP